CACCGTCAGCCGCCTGGCCATCGCCTGCTCGCTCTCGTCGAGCAGGTCCCAGCTCCACGTGACCACCGCGCGCAGCGTCTGGTGCCGTGGCAGCGCCGTACGGCTGCCGCGGGCCAGCAGCCTGAACCTGTCGTCGAGCCGCGCGGCGACCTCGCGCACCGGCAGCGTCCGCAGCCTGGCGGCGGCCAGCTCGATCGCCAGCGGCAGCCCGTCGAGCGCCCTGCAGATGTGGACGACGTGGTCGAGGCCGCCCTCCTCCACCGTGAAGCCCGGCAGCACCGCCGCCGCGCGGTCGGCGAAGAGCTGGACCGCCGGGTAGTCGAGGGCGGCGGGCGCGCCTGGAGGCGGCAGCCGCAGCGGTTGCACGGGGAAGATCGCCTCGCCGGTGATGCCCAACGCCTCACGGCTGGTGGCCAGCAGCCGCAGGTGCGGGCAGGCCGCCAGCAGCCGGTCGGCCAGGGCGGCGGCCGCGCCGATGAGGTGCTCGCAGTTGTCGAGGACGAGCAGCAGCCTGCGTTCCCCGAGCGCCGTGACCAGCCTCGCGGCGGGATCGGTGGCGGGGCGGTCGGGGCTGGGCTGCATGGAGTCGCGCAGGTCGAGCGCGTCGACCACCGCCTGGGCCACGTCGGCGCCGTCGGTGAGCGGGGCGAGCTCGACGAAGCAGACGTCGAGGGGCGCGAGCGTGGCGGCCTCGGCGGCCAGCCTCGACTTGCCCGCCCCTCCCGGACCGATGAGCGTGAGCAGCCTGGCCTCCTCCAGCAGCCCCTGCACCCGCCTGAGGTCCTCCGCGCGGCCGACGAAGCTGGTGAGCGGGGCGCGCAGGCCCTGCCGGGACATCGGCGCCGCGCCGGTGGCGGGAGCAGGGCCGAGCGAAGGATCGGCGCGCAGCACCGCGAGGTGGGCGGCGGCCAGCTCGGCTCCAGGCTCGACGCCGAGCTCCTCGTCGAGGAGCCTGCGGCCCTCCTCGAAGGCGGCCAGGGCCTCGGCCTGGCGGCCGCTGCCGTACAGGGCGCGCATCAGGTGCACTCTCAACCGCTCGCGCAGCGGGTGCGCCGCGACCAGCTCGCGCAGCTCGGCGACCAGCTCGCGGTGCGCGCCGAGCTCCAGCTCGGCCTGTGTCCTGTCCTCCGTGGCGGCCAGCCTGAGCTCGGCCAGGCGGGTGACGGCCGCCCGCGCGAGCGGCGCGTCGGCCAGCGGAGCGCCACGCCACAGCGCGAGCGCCTGCCTGAGACGGCCCGCCGCCCGCGCGGGATCACCCGCGCGCAGCGCCTGCCGCCCCTCGGCGGCCAGCCGCTCGAAGCGGTGCGCGTCGACGTCCTGCGGGTCGATCGCCAGGCGGTAGCCCGCCGGGTGGAACTCCACCAGGTCCTTGCCCAGGGCCCGCCGCAGCCTGGAGACCTGCGACTGCAGCGCGTTGGCGGCCCCCTCGGGCGGCTCGGCGCCGTAGAGGCCGTCGATCAGCTGCTCCTGGGTGACGATCCGGCCCGCCTCGGCGGTCAGCAACACCAGCAGCGCCCGCACCCGCGGACCGCCGAGCGCGACGGGCCGGCCGGCCCCGTCGAGCACCCGGGCGGGACCGAGGATGTCGAAACGCATGGCCCCGATTATCGCGGGTCAGGCAACAACCCGACGATCTCCTCATACGTGGGCAGGGCGGGATCCTTCTCGAGGACGGCGAGCGCGCCCTGGAGCGCCGCCCGGTAGAGCAGCGAGCCCGTGCTGATCCTGGCCACGCCCACGCCCGCGAGCTCCGCGACGCCGTGGCTGTAGAGCACGTTCAGCGGCAGCTCGGTGGCCTTCGCGAGCTCGGCGATGGCCGCCAGGTCGGCGACACCGGGGACGAAGACGCCGTCGGCGCCCGCGTCCGCGTAGGCGCGGATCCGCTCGGTGGCGGAGTCTCCGGTGCCGAGCCAGTGCGCGTCGGTTCTGGCGTTGACGAACACGCCCCTTCCGGTGACGGCCCGCAGAATGCGGGTCTGCTCGGCGATGGGGCGCAGCGTGCCGTCGGCCCGGCCGTCCTCCAGGTTGATCCCCGCCACGCCCAGGCCCGCGAGCAGGTCGACCAGCTCGGCGACGGCGGCGGGATCGTCGCTGAAGCCGTTCTCGATGTCCACGGTGAGGTAGGCGGGCAGGTCTTTCACGAGCAGGACCAGGTCGAGGGTCTCCGCCCTGGTGGCGGCGGCCGCGTCGGGTTTGCCGTGGACGGCGGCCACACCCAGGCTCGTGGTGCCGATGGCGGGGTAGCCGCGGGCGGCCAGCAGGGCGGCCGAGCCGTAGTCCCACGCGTTGGGCAGCAGGAGCGGCTCGCCTGGCTTGTGCAGGTCGTGGAAGGTCATCGGGGCTCCATGATCGTTTCCAGGACGCCGGTGGCGATGGCCATGGCGTGCTCGGCTCCGGGACAGGGACGCAGGCCGTGCCCGAAGGTGAGGTGCTCGTCGTGGCCCTCGTTCGCGGCCACGAGGTCGATCTCGACCGGCGCCCCCTGGTGGGCGTCGACCCGCCTGGTGACCAGCAGCGGCGGATCGCGGCGGAGGGTCTCCAGCAGGAGCCGTCCGGCGGTGGCGCTCCCGGCGGCGGCGCTTACGTCGGGGGCGCTCCCGCCGGGGGCGCTGGCCGGTGCGGCGGCCTCGAGCGCCGGGCCGGGCGGGAGCCGGGCGACGGCGTTGCGCAGGAGTCCCGCGGTGGCGCCGTGGGCCTGCAGGAGGACGGTGATCCGGGCGACGACGCGGGGCAGGTCGCCGGCCGGGCCGACCAGGACGAGCAGGGTCGCGACCGCGGCGTCCGCCTCGGGGCCGCCGTCTCCCGAGAGGTAGCCGGTGGCCGCCGCGTCGACGGCGCGGACCAGCGCGTCGGTGTCCTCGATCCCGAGCGCCTCGCCCAGGACCCTCGCGGGAATCTCCGCGAGCTCCACGCCGAGGGCCGCGCGGATGGCGGCGGCCGCGCGCAGGGCCGAGGGGTCGAGAGCGGACAGGCACTCCTCCACCAGGGCGCGCCGCTCGGCGTGCACGGGGCCCGAGGCGAAGCGGGACACCTGTGAGCGCAGCCACGCCAGGGTGCCGAAGGGGGCGCCCGAGGGCGCAGGCGGCGGGACGTACGAGGGATCGGACAGGACGGCTCGGGCCGCCGCGTGGTCGGTGATGCGCATGGTGTCGACGGTAGGCCCTGGTCAGTTCGGCGACGGCCGAAGAGTGTCGGAGGGGATCTCCAGCAGCAGGGACAGGCTGGTGAGGCCCGCGTCGGTCACCTTGAGCGCCCGCTGGCCGCCGATCCTGGTGACCCAGCCCGCGTCGAGGGCGTGGCGGCACAGCGCGGCGCCCGCGGTGCCGGCCAGGTGCGGACGGCGCTCGGTCCAGTCGAGGCACGGCCTGGCCATCGGCCTCGTCCGGCTGGCCGTCAGCGTGATGCCGAGTTCCTCGAACCACGCCGCTCCCGACGCGCTCAGCGAGAAGCCGGGGTCGAGCAGGCCGTGGGAGAGGA
This window of the Nonomuraea africana genome carries:
- a CDS encoding BTAD domain-containing putative transcriptional regulator: MRFDILGPARVLDGAGRPVALGGPRVRALLVLLTAEAGRIVTQEQLIDGLYGAEPPEGAANALQSQVSRLRRALGKDLVEFHPAGYRLAIDPQDVDAHRFERLAAEGRQALRAGDPARAAGRLRQALALWRGAPLADAPLARAAVTRLAELRLAATEDRTQAELELGAHRELVAELRELVAAHPLRERLRVHLMRALYGSGRQAEALAAFEEGRRLLDEELGVEPGAELAAAHLAVLRADPSLGPAPATGAAPMSRQGLRAPLTSFVGRAEDLRRVQGLLEEARLLTLIGPGGAGKSRLAAEAATLAPLDVCFVELAPLTDGADVAQAVVDALDLRDSMQPSPDRPATDPAARLVTALGERRLLLVLDNCEHLIGAAAALADRLLAACPHLRLLATSREALGITGEAIFPVQPLRLPPPGAPAALDYPAVQLFADRAAAVLPGFTVEEGGLDHVVHICRALDGLPLAIELAAARLRTLPVREVAARLDDRFRLLARGSRTALPRHQTLRAVVTWSWDLLDESEQAMARRLTVFAGGATLEAAERVCGLPEEVLSSLVEKSLVEVVGGRYRMLETIRAYCAERLSEAGEVETFRRAHAAYYGELAATADPHLRQAEQLKWLALLDEERDNLNAALRWAVDEGATADGLRLVGSLSCYWWVRGRRAESAAMAAELLAALGSAPVDGLEEEYAMCVLVAAWTAQQPGDLGPLPYDGAQAFRREFLNVMLPMFHGPPDDYDMIATMTAEALDGLAPWIRGLSHAGLAFMQQNLGRHEQAWVHFGQSLDYFRELGERWGSTLALSGMSDLAHQQGDYATSVELLGQALSLAEELGAAEDIADYSCRMADSVLRLGELAGAERQYLRVVELAARSGARETLARAHLGLGEVARLRGDATRAKALMEQALAECPFDWYSAEDTRLQIMLGLAAAELLSGDTEAARDWYTRVLTSTEGVNLPLHSRAEEGLSALGE
- a CDS encoding isocitrate lyase/PEP mutase family protein, with protein sequence MTFHDLHKPGEPLLLPNAWDYGSAALLAARGYPAIGTTSLGVAAVHGKPDAAAATRAETLDLVLLVKDLPAYLTVDIENGFSDDPAAVAELVDLLAGLGVAGINLEDGRADGTLRPIAEQTRILRAVTGRGVFVNARTDAHWLGTGDSATERIRAYADAGADGVFVPGVADLAAIAELAKATELPLNVLYSHGVAELAGVGVARISTGSLLYRAALQGALAVLEKDPALPTYEEIVGLLPDPR